GTTACTTTGATTGGACTCTTGAAAGGCTGGTGATGCAAGTGTATGAGATCTGAATATGAGTGTAAATCAACTCATTTTCTGCTTTCACACAGTTGCAGTGATGCAAACAAAGCATTGTCCCAGTGAGtatttatgtgttatgtgttgaTTTCTTGTCTTCCAGGTGCTGATCGCAGGGGTGCTCTCATTCCTCCAGAAAAGAGCCCGGAGACTGGCCATCGACCACAGACTGCCCTTCCTGGGGGGACGTTTTGCCATTGTGGTGTaagtcaacagcagcaacaataacTATGACTGTCAAGAGAAAAAGTAACTGTAATGTCTGTTTCAATATCACAACTAAACCAAAGCCCTTCAGTATTTGCAGTCCAATCTGAATTCTGTAACATCTATCCAtactctttttttaatatatatcaGGCTACTTTAAGCAGCCACATTGGCAATAtggctttgtttgtgtttgtgatatttTCTCATTACTGTGTCCCAGGCCTTTGGATACTATAGGCAGCCTCAGTAATCGCTGGTCCTATGGGTTCGCATTCGGCGCCGTGTCTGCCAGcgtcctgctgctcttctctgaaCGTTATATCCCCTTCACTGTCCCGCCCTGGGCCAAAGGTACCCCCATTGTTTACTATTGTTATCCAGGCTCTGTATTCAACCCTGTTTACCTTGCAGATACAAAAAATAAGCATGTTTACTGATATGACACTTCCTGATTAATCTCCTCAGCTATAATGTATCTGGTTGGAGCTTTAGAGGTGGGCCTGGCCTACTTCCCTTTCTTCGCCTGTCTGTCCACACCTTTCAGAGGGGCTGGGGCGGTGTTGGGAATACTCTACTCTCTGTCCTGgtaaacattcattcatgtcaTATGTTCAGACATCCAGTATATGTCTCAAAATTATGTGGAATAGTTCAACAAAATGTGCCTTTCACTAGTTTGAGTCTTTTAGACAACATCAcacaaagttaaaacatttccaaaatacATATGGACAGATGAGTGTGTTGATATGTGGATGATCAAATTGTAATAGCCTTAGAAGATGCTTCACATGTATCTGTGCTTGTTTGCAGGATCATCGTTACAGTCTGGGATACATTCACCTGTCCCAATGGTAAGGTAGGTGAGTACTAAACCCATCATGAGGgcttgtgtaaatgtaatgtgCCTGTCACAGTGTGGCATCCACCCATCTGGGGGTTTTTGCCCACACCTAAATAAATTAGGTTTCACAAAACATTCACTAATAAAGAGTTGCCTGTTGGTATGTAGTTGAAAACTGATGATGAATGAATTACTTTGTGTATATGAAAGATTCTGGGTGAATACCAGAAGATGATTGTCCAGTGGCCCTGCATCCtctccctcatcttcctcttggGACGATTTGTCTACATGCTGGTTAAGGCTGTTCGAATACATCTGCAACTGGAACAGGAGGTCAGCATGCCTTTTCCTATggttaataaaatatatatattttttgtattttattctccctttttgcttttctctgttctcattttaaatgatagatttaaaacatttaagtaaTCACTGTAGACTCTGCTGTACAGCAAGATTGGCAGCTTGCTATACAGTAGAGTCTACAGTGATTACTCAAATGTTTTAATCTGAATtctctgaaaaataaactgtatgaCCATGAACCTGCTGAATCTGCTGCCAGGACCCTGAAGAGCTGATTGAGCAGCACCAGGTGCAGCATGTTAAGAGCCTGCTGAGGaaaacacctgcacacaggTAGAATACACACTCATGCACGTCTGCGCTAATGCTGCTTTCAAGTGTTCCTTGTACAACTGGGGATTTCCAGATCTATTGCTCGTTAAGGGATCCACTATTTCTGCATGTCTTAACCAGTTTACCAAACACAGTGAGCACTTTAATGTCAACAGATttggaaaaagtaaaacatacacaatacccatacatatatacacacacagtggtttTGGCCGTCCTCTCTGTGTTGCAGTAAGCCCCTCAGCTGGTTCCAGAGCAGAGTGTATGAGTGGGACCCCTACTTCAAGTTCCCCAACAGGATCATCGGCACTGCCACTATATCCCTTATAGGCCTTTATACAGTACAGCAAGACATCTCTTACCTTTAATTATGTAAAACCAAATGTCTCATCCATACACTTTGTTTTGGAAAAGTGTTACACTTTATCTGCACATCTGCTGTAGgtattcatttgtctttttgacaTTTCTCCAGATTACCCTGGCAGACTACAGTCTCAGTAATGTGGCTTTTGACCAAGTCGACAGGTGGAAGAATACGTTAAAACAGCTGGTTACTTCTTGTAACCAGACTGAACATATTGGAGCCATGGTACCACAGCTGGAAGAGTTCATCGATGTGGCTAGGAGTGAGTTGGTCTGCACCCCCTAATACTCATTTATTAGCATTTATGGTCTGTGTGATTAATGTGTATGGTGGACATTAGACAAGTTCTGGAAACATTTACACCAAATTTGTCCTTTAACGTTCTTGATTTGAACATTTCCAATCAGAAGCTTAAAGATAACTGTACACTGATACACTGAGGCCtgataaatcaaacaaatcaagtttttatatatatatatatatatatatatatatatatatatatatatacacactttcAACAGAAAGATAATCTCTATGTCAACCTTTACACAAAGTAAAGGACCAGCGATAGACtacacagcaaaaacatttgtAGGTGGTTATTTAAAGTTAAGTCAAGTCAAGTGTcgttatttctttttttttattccagagTCTTGGCTAGCTACCACCTTCTTCGCTAGTCTCAACTCTGTAGCCTACACCTTCCATGTCTTGGCATGTTACAGGTAagacaaatatacaaaatgaattgaaatttGAACTGAAGAATgtagatttaaaatgtttggtcGAATGATAAATGTCAAAAAGTCAGttatgacaaataaaataaaacccataGATGAGTAACATGGTGTACTGTCGCCATAGAAAACACTTGAAGAGACTGTGGAAAGGGCAGAAGGGTTTTCTTCCTGAGAAGTTTCACAACCCTAGATCTGCTGGCAGCGTCGTAAGTAACacacatcgtgtgtgtgtgtgtgtgtgtgtgtgtgtgtgtgtgtgtgtgtgtgtgtcacagtgtacGATCTAcatattttttgaaaatgtgaccCTCATACTGTGAATCATGAGGACACTGCACCCCACCAACTCTGCACAGACACGTTATAATTATCACAATTTGGTTCTGGCTCTCAGCCGTCCTAACGAGGCTCTCGCAGTGGGGAACAGGTTGTGGCTAATTGTATGTGCAAAAGCAAGAACAGACTctatcaaacacacatgtttgcaagtgaaatatttcattgtGCTGGCATGCATATGAGTGTTTCAAATATATGTAGAGCATActggtatttgttttatttggcctCTTATTTTATTGCATGCATTTAGTTCACACAGATTTTTTGTCATTGAATTTTCACAGGCTTCCATTGCAAGATACTCTGGTTGGCAAATAGCGTTTACACTGTGGGGTAAGCTGACATGTACTGCAtgctttcaaaacaaaaacagcagctgagcagATGCACTTCAGGATGTCCTGTATGGGACTGAACCCCAAATTAGTTTGTCCTGCTGTTTCTCAAATGACACCATTAAGTAAGTTCAACCCATTTGAGGTAAAACATGTCCCATTATGGTCTAAGTGgtgtttcttttgcttttccACCCTGACAAGAAAACAGTGGTGAAAAAAATCGCAAAATACTTCCTAATTGTTTTGGTTACTCATCATAACATGTGAAATATAtcttaataatattattattaatataataatataatattattaaacGTGTTTGTTGATAGTGTTTAAATCTGTTTCTGCATATTTGTTATTCTTGGATCAGACAGAAAAGAATAGTTGTgagaatgaaacagaaaaatagcaGCAGACAATAACATCAGCATAGTCCCACTACATGAGTAAAATATTAAGATAAGCAACATGAATATAGAGAGAATACACAAGATAACTGGATGTCTCTTCTATTTCCTCTTTAGGCTACCTGATCGTCCATTttgtccacttcctgtttgctctgctgtttgtctaTTTGCTGGTTCTTCCTATACAGCATGGAAAGGCACTGAGCATGCTCACCAACCTGGGAATCATACTGTAAGGCTGCTTTCCCATGTGGTTGTGTGTATATGAATGGATGGTTAGATTGACAGATAGACACattggctgattttttttacctttctccTGCGTCTCTCAGTCTGACCATTAGTCTGGTCATCGCCCTGGTGGTTCTTCAGGTATTTGTGGTTCAGATCTTCTTCCTTCAAGACAAATTGTCTCCGACTGATAAAGAAAAACCTCTGGCTCTCAACAACAGGTGGGTATATTTCAATATAGGTATTAAGTGTCACACTAAAACCCAGGTCCTCTATTTGCCAGAAAACGCCGACTGTTGAAAAGGGAAGTGCTGGTGATGAAGGACAAAACTGTCAATTATTAGCTGTGGAACGAGGACAGTTTGAGGACATTATGTGATGTGTGAAGCCATAAAACATGCACTTTATCACTTACCCAATAGTGTAATTTAGCTTCAATGACTTGCTGAAACAAGCAGATACagactatatactgtatgtgatggtGTTTTAAAGTGTGGAAAATCCCCTTTAATACCCATATGTCAAATGTTAATAGAGCAAATGACTATAAATCAAAGCTTAAAAGATTGAAATCAcactttcccctcctcctcttcaggaAGGCGTTCCACTGCTTCAactacttcttctttttctacaaCGTGGTGATGGGGATCAGCACCTGCATATTGAGGTTGCTGTGCAGCATTGTGGTGGGAACATGGCTGGTGTCTCGCATAGACCGGACCATTATGCAGAGAGGATATGAAACCATGGATGCCGGTAAGCTTAACTTCAACAGAGACGCATACGTGAGAGAAAAGTGAGATATTGTTTTAAGGAGTTAAGAAGTACTAATTTCCAGATTGACCACCATAAAATATCACAGCCAAACCTAACCTGGTTCATTAGGGTCTTATTATAGATCAAGACTTTCCTTCATCATTGAGGATTCTGGGTCATATCGGTGTTAGCCTGCTTGTGTCCACATCTTCCAGGAGATGGCAGCATTTCACAGAGCATCAGGGGAGTTACTGCGTGTCTTAAGAAAGTGTTATTGCTGAAAAGAATTACCTGCAGATATggatttatttgtgtattttaactGGAATCATATATTTAGAAATATGTTTCTGTTGTGCATATTAATTATTGCCAGTAATACATTTTCAGAAGATATTTtatgagagaaagaaggaaaaaaggaaaagacagaaatagagaaagCTAGCAAGATGCGTGACAGTTGGGAACAGCTTTATCATCATCCCTCCTGGGCAATAAACTTAGAACTTAAGTAACATATTCTGTCAGAGACCTGTCAGAGAAACGGAAACAGCTTTTATAGCTGTATTGTCATATCATGTTCGTACCAGGACTAGCAACCTTAGTTGCATTTGTTGATCTTGAAGTGTAAGCGTGTGAAGAGCTTTAAGTTGCAGCATCTTATAATTCATACGAACGTGTCAGTTAGCTAACACTTACtgttaaaaacactgtaaatgcaGTGTCGTTTCTCATACATGGTGTTTGGATCTAACAGTATTTCTTGCATGTTCCAGGCTACAGTACTTGGGTTGGGATGATCTTTGCCGACCACTATCATAACAATCCAgtcattgtgtgtttctgccagcTGATGGTCTCCAACTCGCTGGAGAGACACACTGTGTCTGCATACTCCACATTCAGCAGCACGCCAtctggtcagtgtgtgtgtgtgtgtgtttgtagctctTATATGAACATCCACTAAGTAACTATTGCTTCCACCTGTCTGCTATCGAAGAAGCACCAAGCTTGTGACAAAACTAGTTTCTTCTTTTacctctttttttaataaattgtttgtatgtttgtttcatcattcattatttttgtccTTCATTTCCAGTTTATTAACATTAACGTTTAACATTTTTTCCAGAATCCCCTTTGAAGAGCCGGGCCAGGAGGCGTTGGATGTTGTTTCATACCTTACTGAGGAACCCTCATCTGATCCTGCTCAGAAAGCACCAcctctcctcatcttcatcattacAGACATCATCGTCTCCCCAGTCAGACACGACGGTGCAGGCTTGGGTCATGGCATCTCAAACACAGAGCCGCCAAGCAGCGTCACCAGAAATCATAATCACACTAGCCGAAGGCTGttaaagaaacatttccatAGATTCTAATCTTGTTACAAAACATAGGGTTGTGTCCTTTTAGTGGTAGATTGTTTTTGGATGTTGGAGTACAGTGGAGTCTTTTTCAAAGGCTGTCATTTCAAAAAGCGAAAGTCCAGCACTAACATCTGACTGACTAGATATAATCTGGTTAATGTAATCAATTATTAGGTCACCATTCTAACAGCTCAGAGGGAGAGTCCATCCTTAGTAATTAGTAAGTGACTTAAAGAAACTGTGAGAATCTGTTCCACAGATCGATTGTATGCAATTTAAGGTGTTTAGGTATGTTGTTGTCTGGAAAACGTAAGATTTTATTCTTGAGAGTTCAGACGTCAGTTCATCCACTGCCTGTTACTGAATGGTCAGAACCAATAATTTAAGTCAATTTTGAACTGCTGTACAGTATACAGAGACAGTTCAGGTTAACTGTGAACCTTTGTACATTGTCACAATAACCTCTGTAGCATCTATTCTACAAAGAATCATGTAGGCTACACTACACAGCTAATCTGCTTGTCATTCTTGGTTTGTGTTATAAAATCTAACTGGTTATAAATGTTTATGCATAGCTGTTGTACATTCTCAATGATTTAAAGTTCACTGTGATCATGCAACGAATAGAGCTCTGCATAcattaagtaaaaaaacaacaacaattgtGTAAGCTTCTACTTTGTATTTGAAAGTTGTAAATATGGCTTTGTTGCACAAGCAAGTGCTTTGGCTGGAAATAAAAACGAATTCACTTTATACTGCAAGGTATTTATGGTGCGCttcacttaaaaataaaaaattccgACAGCACTTAAAAGCAGCATATTTTGGTCAtatagaaaaaaacatccagggACAGTTCTCTAAATTAGTGATGCATTTAGTTAGTTAAATGTTTATTAGATAGATTTGAGGAACATATGAGTTCGACATAATACAACCAGCTAAATTCAGACTAAAATAACGAACCAGCAGTGACCTTTTGAACTTGTGGACGTGAACGTGCACGTAATTTTGAAAGCGGCGACAGAAGACTCTACTGTAGTTTGGCTAACCGAGCTAGTTAAATTTACAGGTAATGTAAAAATGGAAACATGTTCATTTGTCATTAAATTTGAGCTAATACAACTACACCTTGCATACACAtatttgttgttggtttgtAAAAGGAAAATTGTGGGCCGAAATAACAAACTTTGTTTTACAGCTAACGGCTAACGGCTAACTGATCGTTAGCCGTTAGCCGTTCCCAGGCAATTTGAAGCTAGACGTTCTTTGACGTTCGTCTCCGTGGAGACTGAATAGTGTCCGATAATGGATCTCCAAGGTTTCACGCTGCAGTGATAAGGCCAACTTGATACAAAATGGGAAATAGACGCTCAAAACTTTTAGACAGACTAATCTCCGGTGTCTTGCCTTATACTGCCGGAAACCATACATTTGTTGCTTGAGAATCTTTAATTAAGCTTGAGACATAACTAACTGTAGAGGACGTCGTGGCGGTTCgggttaacgttagctagctaacgttagttttcccccacagtttgttttgttaactTGAAGACGAACTCTGTAATTGATAACGTTAACtaccaaaagcaaaacaaatagaTGCTACACTCCGTGTATTATGTGCTTTcgcaaataaagaaaacatgaacacattatgTTTCGTTATTTATCATTGTGAAATTCACCAATCGGGATTAGATTAAAATATAATTAGAGACCGTTTTTGAAGAGAGAATAAGGTGAAGCGTGGTTAAGTAGTTTTTCAATAACTAGTATTGAAAACACACGTTTTTGGCCATCACGGCTTGCATTGTGTAATAAATGCTGCCAGATTGCTCCTTTCTATATGCTTTTAAATTGACTAAACAATGTCAAGCTCTCATTTGTATTTACTGAACTCAAAACTGTAAAGTACCCCCACAAACACCCAAAGAATGTGGAAGCACTACACTAGATGTcctgtttcttttgtctcttgGTGTCTTCAAAAGTCAGGAGAATCGTAGCTCTGAAAGGCTGGGCTtaatcaataacaataaaacaatgacacTGAGCTTTGGAGACATACTTTTCGGGGGCTAAAAATTATGACACACATCCCCTTGTGATTGATTAAGTCAGTTATTCCCTCAGATGTTTCTaatgtatttgtgcatttcTAATCCCACtgatttacatttctgtgttgtttctgttgcagTATTTACCAGGATGTCGGATACCGAGTCCATCAAAAAAATGTTGAGATCTGTGCTTCAGTCCAGTAAAGCCGGTGTGTCTATTACCAGCCTCCAATCAGAGTACCGGTCACTGTGCGGAGAGAGCGTCCCGCTGAAGAAGCTGGGCTACTCAAAACTGGAAGACTTCCTCCGGAGCATCCCTTCTGTGGTCCGTCTGGAGTACCGCATGGGTGAGGTAAGGgttgttttagtttattttgaattaacTTGGTGTCTGACTTGGTGTGGTCTGTTTTTGCATACCTATACTACTGCCTTAGGCCAGCTAGCATTAGCACATAACTGAGTTTTTGTAGTTCATCAAATTTAGctaaatctgtgtgtgcagacttACATAGCACTTTGTGaatttataaatgaataaatgatacaATAAATCTGCTCTGCAGTTGAAATGctttgctgcagtgtgtgaagAGACAGCCCACATTGCTGAGCTGGTGGCCAAGCAAAAGAGCTCAAAGAAATCTGGTCACTCCCAAGTCGTCAACTGCAGGATGAGATTCAAACCTTCCAACCCATACATGCTCAATGGTAGGAGACACAACATCTTTGTTTCTTACATCAGGGCTCCATCTCTGCAAATCTCTTCATATTAAGAGAgcagcaacacattttaaagagtcCCCATCCTAGGatcaaagtttgtttgtttcccacTTTATGAAGTCTTTAAAAACTAATTCAAGGTAGTGAAGAGGCATCAGGTTAATTGTGTTatatgagtgtatgtgtatggATGAGAGGTGGGGACATAAACCCTCAAAATCCTCATTGATGATTCCTCATCTTTCATTATCTCCCTTTCCATGCTTTTAGTGAGGCCAAGGTCCTCTCTCCGTCAGCCCTCAGCTGGTGGTGCTTCTAACTGGCCAGCAAACCGTGCTCGGACCCACGGGGGCTGCAGAGGCTTCAGCGCCTCAGGAGACTACAGGTAAACAATATCTGCATTACTGTTTCATCAAGAAACGATGACCAGTAGCTGCACATTTAACTGACAACACTATAGAAATACTATCCCAGCCACCACAGTTgttgtcaggtttttttttttatgttttggttttggtttgtgtttggCTTCTGTAATTTACATTGTCTGTCACTCTTGCTATGAAGAATGTTATGGAATATATTCTTCGGTATGTGCTTCACCTTAAGTAACTTCCAAAACTAATAGACTTGCTTGTGTCCTCCCCAAACATCAGGCAGTCGGACCAAAGGTTGAGCTCCATCACCCCTGTCCAACACAGACAACCGGCTTCTCAACGTGCTGCAAAACAATGTGATGTGCCTGACAGGTGAACATACACATGTGGACCAACCTTATGCAGCTAAACCTGGTTCTTCTATAATTTCTGGCAATCAGACATTTTGAGTGTGTGAATCATAACTCTATAAATATAAAGTTAGCATACTAACACCACTTTGTAATAGTACTTAATTCTGAAATATTGCTCATGGGCAATTATTTTAATGCATTAGCAGTGGTATAGAACTTTCAGTCCTCCTGCCCACTGCTCTCAGTTCGTAGTTTATGTCATGTATGACATAAAaccagcagaaaatgttttgacattttagcatGGCCCACTAGGACCACTTATTATTGTATTAAGAACTACCGCaggttgtttgtgttgaatACACATCATGCTTAAACATCTGCCATGTTTCCAACAGGAAAAACAAGTGCTTAGAAAACTGCCAGAAGCCCAGAGGTATGTGGGACCTTCATGGTGTCTATCCTCATCAATTTCACAATATTTAATGGATTCCCTTTCAGTGTTTCACTAAAATCAGGGTTCCAATATTTGGATTATTTATTACTGACCCTCTTCTTGTTTCAGATGTCCATCTTTTTCATCCTTTGAGAATCTTTTTTGTTGGTTGGATGGCAGCAACCAGCACTGAATTCATAACCAACAACTGCATATTAATAAACCACTCAGGCTGCTCTTTGAAATGCATTTCCACACAAAGAAATCTGCCAGTGTTGTGAATCTGGCGACACAGAGTCCCCGTCCAatatttattgtgttatatATTCTTACATAATACAACAGCACAATTCACACATGGGCTAAAGTGGAtctatttttaaattatatttaaattaatCCAGAACCATTTAGATAATGTACGTTGAGTACCCCATATGACAATATAGCCAGCGCAGTGGGGTTTTTCAACAGCTGGCGGACCCAGAATCACAATAAACGAAGGATCAGAAATGAATTGTGCTTTATAGAGCTGATAGTGATcaatttgaaaaatatatatattggcTCCAATAATAATCCAGCAGATCAGCTTAGTTGTCATGTCAGGTTTTCCGAAGGGGAGTAAAAGACACAGCTGGGGAAGTAATCGCAGACCAGTGTATAATATCAACATTGCCACAACActgccaaaacaaaaatctgttaATCCAAACCACATTAACTAACAACATGCCGAATCAGCCTGGTGCAGACTGTTTGCTGATATCAGCACTTGCTAACCTTTCTTTGTTCCTTGGTACAATTTATCACAGAGGAGCCTCGTGAACAGGTCTCCAGACCCAACCGATCCCAGGTACAGAAAAACCTTTCTACTGTCTCTGATTTCTACTCAAATGACTTGACAGCCTGCTTTTGAATTGCATTGCATACtgctctgtgtttatgtataaCAAAGGGAGGAACAGGCTCTACTTGTCACCATTTATATTTAGTCTCTTAAAACACGCTGGTCATTGACGTCACAGCAGTCGTTTTCCGTCAGCTCTTTTAATTTGTTAGTTGATTAGTTTATTTTGCGCTAAgtttatctttgtgttttgattttatttatttgaattgtgatttaaaaaaaattaaactcGATCAAAAAAGCACAGAGACGTACTTGTGGTGATCAGTCATGTTAAATCTCCCCATGCAGTCTCCTCTCTATGACGTGGAGCTGGTGCAGAGGAGAGTAACTCAGCTCCTGGAGAGATACTGCAGTGGATTGTGGATGTCAAAACTATCAGGGGTCTACAGTCAAATGTTCAGTCAGACGCTCCACCCTCAGGCGCTCATAGATCTGGAAAAGTGGACTCACGTGTGTATGGTGAGTCAGTAacttttataatttattatttgtacgtgtacatacacatacaaattATACCCCAGATCAAACAATGTAGCTATTGTGAAACCTTACATGTCTAATGTTAAAGGGGGGGAATTATCTGATATTATTTAAATACACAAGTTGATAAAGTTACTTTTAGttgcaaaaatgttttccaaCTACAGTTTTAGGTTCCATCAGAGGTTTTTTTCAATACCTGATATCACCTCAGCCACCAGGTTTATggtgtttgtctcttttaaagAACTTAAATATTTTTACTCTTTTGGTTTTTTATCAGACATTGTACGATGCTTGGAAGTGCGTCTTGCTGCAACTTCCCATGCTACAAGTGAAGCGAATAATACGAAGTCTTTGACTAATAAACTACTACGAAAAGATAAACACTGTAACCTTTTTCCCCCAACAACATTCAGAAATGCAATACTTGAACTAAACAATAatttttttcttaatgtctatatatttatttattacaaaagaCAAATCGATTAAATCCATAATTCCTTTTCTGCCTTAACAGATATGGATAGGAGTTCAAATGTCTCTatctttttcattctctctcttgtctttggCTCGTCTGGCCTTCACAGGTGGAGAAACCTTCTAGCACCCACCGAGCTGACCGCCTGATCtaccctcctctgcctcctaaGTCTTCTATTGTCTTCAGAAGTAGCACCACAAACACCCCTCCAACATCACCCACTTCAAGCCCTATCACCACACCCATTTCTTCATGTCCCTCAACACCTGAACAACCTTCc
The sequence above is a segment of the Enoplosus armatus isolate fEnoArm2 chromosome 2, fEnoArm2.hap1, whole genome shotgun sequence genome. Coding sequences within it:
- the stra6l gene encoding STRA6-like, whose translation is MMIRNQVEHVVSTVQDCQSGISVDLFLHLSLLPAVLIAGVLSFLQKRARRLAIDHRLPFLGGRFAIVVPLDTIGSLSNRWSYGFAFGAVSASVLLLFSERYIPFTVPPWAKAIMYLVGALEVGLAYFPFFACLSTPFRGAGAVLGILYSLSWIIVTVWDTFTCPNGKILGEYQKMIVQWPCILSLIFLLGRFVYMLVKAVRIHLQLEQEDPEELIEQHQVQHVKSLLRKTPAHSKPLSWFQSRVYEWDPYFKFPNRIIGTATISLIGLYTITLADYSLSNVAFDQVDRWKNTLKQLVTSCNQTEHIGAMVPQLEEFIDVARKSWLATTFFASLNSVAYTFHVLACYRKHLKRLWKGQKGFLPEKFHNPRSAGSVASIARYSGWQIAFTLWGYLIVHFVHFLFALLFVYLLVLPIQHGKALSMLTNLGIILLTISLVIALVVLQVFVVQIFFLQDKLSPTDKEKPLALNNRKAFHCFNYFFFFYNVVMGISTCILRLLCSIVVGTWLVSRIDRTIMQRGYETMDAGYSTWVGMIFADHYHNNPVIVCFCQLMVSNSLERHTVSAYSTFSSTPSESPLKSRARRRWMLFHTLLRNPHLILLRKHHLSSSSSLQTSSSPQSDTTVQAWVMASQTQSRQAASPEIIITLAEGC